The genomic window GCTGTTCCTTTCAAATTTGTTTCGGAAGTTTCACACGCTGGCGAAGTTGCAACTGTGTAGCGACATGAAAGTACACACAAGTAGCAACTCATTATATCAGTAATAATAACAGTACACACAAACACGGGCCTACATGAACAGCATACATTCGACTATGGAAGATTTGTACAATACTGATTacatattattttcatataatctataagaatttgaaacatttttgaagcATTTTCGCCATAGTTGACCAACCACGTCATGAAGAAAGTAGTTGTTTCTTTGTGGACATTAGAGATGCGCCACTTTTTGTTTTTGAATTAAGGCTATTTTTAACTTCATTTATTACGGCAATATGTCCTACATACCAATGTATAAATTGTAAGAATCCTGCACTGAATATTGCAAGAAAACATGCACATTAAATTACATTATTAGTAGAAAACTTGTGATTGATCACTGGccaacaaaatttaactttttttctggtgacttggatttaagagttgtttttaactaatttggggtcgctgatttcaaatatggcatcagtttttccctatcaggtcaagtttttttttctatgacaaatggtgacatttcatgaattactatttagaacacatatgtttaataagcaaggacaggatgagttatactttttgcctttgtcttaaaaatattgtacattaagTGGCATTGGACTGATAAATACAGCTTAATAGCAGACAATCATaccttcccatgatgctttgcacCACATAATGGAGCTCTGAAACACATGGAATCTTGTATATTTCTACATGATTTATAGTCATGCATTTAATTGTTATACAATCAGATTTCAAAACATCTTGCCAAATTAGTGTACCTTTATATAGTTGATattattatgtcaatatttatgcATTTACCTTTTGACTTTGAATTGGGTTCATGTGATTTAGTAACTTTATGGACCCGGGCAATACACCCTCTCATATAAGTGGGGGTATACCATAGAGTGAAAATTTGACGTGATATGCAAAAACTaatgctatatttgaaatcagcgacccaaaattacctaaaaacaactctcaaaccaaagtcaccaaaaactgtGTTGGGCAGTTACTTTACTGCAAAGGACCGATCAATATTTACGCGACCCCCAAATCCCCCCTTTTCTGTCAAATGTTTCCATTAAAAACAAAACGTGTTCTCCCAGTATTTTGGTGCTTGTTTTTCCCTTGATTAAATTGTGTCGGAGATCGTGCTCACTCAAATCCcccataaataggcctacatatcgaGTTGGTCCATAAAGCCGGATAATCCGGTCGTGTTTTCACGTTTTTCACGTTTTTCGTGTTAATGCCAGCCAGGGAAAGGCTTTTTTAAACATGCTGAAGACGCGGCCATTCGATTTGACACGGAGAAGAGATCATCTAGGAACCAACGTACAAGATTAATCTTATGATAGTATGAAAAACCTCACATCACATCACAGAGATTAAAAATAAGTATTATGCATGCACaaatcattgatgaactaccgtGCCTTCGGAAATAAGGTCTATTTCGTTCCAAAGTTCCAAGAAATGTGTAGAATTGATTGATATCCTGACTCAAAATGATGCATCGAAGAAAAGACTTGTGAACGCTGAATTTGCTAGCTGTTTGCTATATACCTAGAAAGACATTATGACATATTTAGTCACTTACTTCTGAAAATACGAGGTCATAGGTAAAAGTACTCGTAAAACTAATTTATATTACGTTACAATGACATTATCATTGCTGCAGACATGCACGTACAACAAAACTCTTAACAGGCAGCAAGTATCAGCCCGACGTTTTTGTGTGCGTTTTCCGTTCATCTGCGCAGCGATTTTAGTTATCCTCTGCCATCTTCTACTGAAATGATCTTTGTTTGGGGCGTTTACTCTTCTTCTCGAAAAGAAAAACGATACACAAATTGTCGCTGCATATGTCACAAGGACAAGACGTTGAACTATATCTGGCCTGTAATagttaagggatgaaatcaaaactcgaccgtcgGTTTCGGCGGTTggaccgcgttccattgtttaaaacaataaaaccGGTTCCAACCGAACGAGCTCGTACGTTTCGGCGGTTggaccgcgttccattgtttagaacaataaaaacCGGTTCCAACCGAACGAGCTCGTACGTTTCAGCGGTTGGACCGCATTCCATTGTTTAGAGCAATATAAACCGGTTCCAGCAGGACGAGCTCGGACAGTACAGTCCGCAACTGGTGGTTGACAGCCGGTTGAGgtttgatttcattcctaacatcttCGACAATCCCCAATTACACCACTTGCGCATACAATACAATAACACTGTCGCTATTTTATAGtctgacgagtaggacctgttttttaaTAGATTAACCGGAAGTCCACTAACCCCGAAAACAAGTTCTAGGATGGGATGATTTTAGGAATTATTTGGCTTTCCTTCTCGTGTACATGGTGTGTACATGGTGACTACTGTTTTTGGATTGGAATAAAGTACGTCTTTTGCTGAGAGTGGAATCATGAGTCCCAATTGAATGGAATTGATCTGTAACATGAATATGCAAAATATGACGTATTACTATTTGGTTATGTGTGAGGTAATTACACTTGTCGTGACTGGCTTCGAAGCCTTTGTCGGCCTTTGCATCTGTTCCACTAACGATGTGTGAGATAGTGATAAGTAAGTTGATTTTTTACCTAACCATATCTACTAGTAATTGAACCTTCTGCAACACATGCAAAGACTTTAACGAAGCTGCTCTTCGTAGATGTTCTCACCAGTGATATTCATTTCTCTTTAGATTAACTTAATATAATGTTTAGTTAAACTTACTCTTGGGTAGACTTAtttctcagtttcattattcttGTAATTTAAAGAAACCAAACAGAACAAAATAAAACCCTAATTATTTCTGTATAATCTAACTGACGCTTTTTACACGCCACATTCTCTGGTATAATTGAATCACATTGATAGTCATCTCAAAATTACAATAGTGTATAAAAACACACATAGTTGGCAACACATAAGATACAACATTTGATCATGCACATTATGAGGTTACATATTGTCACAGGGTTTGTCTATACATTACTGTACATGTTAACAAGGAACTGGTCATTTTCAATACAAACGCCCTTTTTGACGCCACGATGCCATTTTCCTGGAACGTTTTTGAAGACACAATACTACTTGACAATTGTTGTTCTATAACAGATTACATTCACTCGGCAATAGAGTATCATTGTTTTAGAACATTGGAGAGTTGCATGATCCACATGTGCAATGCACATGTCTTCTGTTTTGAAGGCTTATGATATATGCAAAGGTCGTTTTCTTTATGTATTAGAGAAATAAATGACCCCACTATCACATAATGTAAATGTGTCCACATAAAAGCATTTTCTACATTAAGAGAATTCACTCCTAATCAGTCTTGTAGAGTACTGCTACAAAATAATGATGGGGTAAACTGGGTCTACATTTAAGAGAAAGTATCAGCTACATATCAAATGTGATCCATAATGCCACAGCGACAGGAATCCTGTGTAGAATGTACCTACACGTCACAGAGACGGAAGGTTATTCTACACTGATTTGGACAAATTAAAGTAATGCACCGTCACAAGTAACATTTTGTCTGTACGAAGTTACACGGTATTGCTAGTGTTGCTACAGTACAAATGGATCACAAATAGTGTACTAAAACGTACTTGACTTTGTGTCGTTGCTCCTCTGAGATGATCAAGCTTTTTATATTCCTTCTTGATCTCAGTTATAACTTCATTCCAAATCAATAGTTTCATTCCTATGGAATGCATGAGTTGTCACAAGGTCCGATTCAACATGATTCACAAGAACTTCATCCACCGTAATTCTCACATTTCTTTATCGAATTCGAAAAAATTCGAAACTACTGGAATCCGCGCGGGTTTAGGCTGCTATTACTAATGCAAGGAGGAAAACGTGCAATACGTTATAATGTAGTCAAATAGCTGAATATTCCAATATTGTACTATACTAATCTGACTATATATTCCGGTTATATCTATTAGGTGATAGCTTACAAGCAAGGTAGCTTTAGCGGAAGATAGAATCTAGAAGATTATCCAGTAGAAACAAAAGATACTATGATAACGTCTAGCCCTTGGTAACTATATATGGTATGAAAGCACCGATGGGGAATTCCTTGCTACAGTTTGCTACACCCATGCTGCTGGATCGCCATTGGTAACATCAGGTAAATCTGTGGCAGTTTCAGTCCGTGTGCCATCTCCTGAGGTGCTAGTAAACAGGTTGTGTACTTTCGTGGATCCAGTAGCGGCGCTCTCCGTAGTGGTGGAAGAATCAAGCTGCTTGAAGGCTTCCGTTGAGGTACTGGTAATCACTTGACCGTCTTGATGTTCTGAAATCGAGACAGTAACATGTACCTGTGCCGTTGTTTCACTACTCTCCATTGTTGTTGTTtcacttgttgttgttgttgctgttgttgttgttgctgctgctgctgctgatgctacTGGTTCTTCTGGCGTTTCATCTGTTGGGGTTTCTGATTTCTGCTCAGGCGCTGTTTCTGTTTCTTCAGCAGACTGAGTAGCAACTTCTTCAGCTTTGTCATCGGAAGATAGCCCTGCATCGAAATCAGGGGCAGACATAAGCGGTTCTTTTTCGGTCTCATCACCAGGACCGACTGAAAGTTTACTAGAATCAGATTTGTGAATGTGCATGATCCCTCCTTCTGATCTGTAATGCACACCTTGTTGTTCCCATTGTTTTTCTGGTGGTGGAGGTGGGGGTTTGAAAGCTGCAGAAGGTCTTCGCTCTTCCAGTGCTGGCGTGTGCAGTGAAGTTGCTGAAGTAGCCCCTGTTGGTGACGTTGAAGCTCCTGCTGTACCATTTGCTGCTGTGTGTTGGTTTTGGTCTACTAGCGGCTGTGCTTCGACTTCTCCTACCATGTCTGCAGCCTCCTCTAGACGTTGTGATCTGATGTTgtcattctttcttattattcTCCTTCGGTCTCTGAAATGAACAACaagaaaacacattttgttaAGTTTATTGCtaaaaataaacaatacaaaGTAATATTAATTAGCCCCGTCTATAAGGATCACTCTTCTTACATATATACGTATACTCTTTTTGAGCATCTGATGTTGCTGCATATGATAATGTATACCTAAGACAAATTTAACTTCggttttaaaatgtcagtttgaaAAGGTTACACCAAGAAAAATATAATATCTGCAGGTACAAATACTTAATATGAAATCTGCACCACATCTGATCTCTTTCAGCAGTGCCCCTATGGGCTTGAAATGGTATTGACATTACCAGTACTTTGCAGCTGCTTAAACTGCTGGAAACCTTTGTTTCAGCTTTGCCCTAACGACATTGAAATAGCATTAAATAAgcgtgttaaacatgttaactgaTGGATGTCAAAATCATGTGCTCAATTGTATATAGCCTTGCGTATTAAACTTGGCATAATTTTTGTTCACTttatattacattgcaaatttttgGTTAAGTGTTATTCCATTAGAATTGGCATACAACATTTTTAAGTATGCGGTTTAATGGGGTAATGAGGCTACTCTCATGGTATACCATTATGGAATATGATCTCCTGATTTCCTCCTGGTTGTTCCCAGTGTCATCCCAGAGGGTAAGATGAAGTAGTACGGAGGCATATTCCTTACACGATGAACGTTACTCTGAAGATATTTTTATCAGCAGAAATTCCTTTGATATGAGTTAGCAGTTTCCCCCCGTTATTACGTGGTAGCATTCATtctagaaatccatacacctctagatagcgagaaccaatcagagaaCACATTAGAAAAATGCCAGGGGGCGCTCGCACTCCGCGggtgataattttgttatgaaaatagcaaaaatcacgggatttttCCTCgtttatgaaataggttaataaatacgCATCACTTGTTGCtggagaaattgtacaaaacatttacaatgcacatgtactgagatgttgagcGTCCAATGCACTCCACCCTGCGGGGCTTGTATATTAGACGCATGCAGCAACATCTctgtacgcgtgcattattttttacaaatttactCCCAACAAATGAAACGCATTTAGTAACTAAAAATAAACCAACAATGCCGACGACACCAATAACAACAAGCTGAATTTTCATAGAGACATAACTAAACTTTGGAAATTTAAGTAATCTTGTCGTAAAGTTGTACCTGTAATATTACATGCACAGCAAATCGGCGACTGAATAAAATCTAGTATAGGTTACAGCTGACGTGATTGACATTTAGACCCGAGCTGCCAAGCACTAGTATTATGTTCGCTAGTTTAGGTTCAGAATAGGTATGTGTTAGGATTGTCTATCGCTTGAAAAAAAATACGTGATAGAAAGACGAAACGCATGAAATTTAATGTTTGTATTAGGtgtgaatacattattcgctcATGTCGTGAGTAAATGTGAAAGTTATCGCTATTCGAGCTCAAGCAAAGGAGACAAAGACCCCGGGACAACGACAAAACCTCTGGCATTTATGAAACGGTGAATAGAACTCTTTATTCATCATCGCACATTAAATCTCGAGGTTTTAAATTTCTTTATAAAGCTTTTGTTGCGAAACAAACCGAGATATTAAAAGTAAGAGCAGTATTGAgtaatacatactgcagttactgtccgttttcctatacacaatacacagtgctctttcccattgacgcgtgacctttacaaatagccctacgttaacagtatggggatatgactagttaacgtcgctgtgtgaaaaataaccggccaatattaaaagtactcttctaaagttctagaaaatatagtttttaacatgtcctaaatttttagctaatttagatgtttggaaatattcgtactttggtgttttagttaatgttataggtaatagtacattgcctagttaacgtcgctgtgtgaaaaataaccggccaatattaaaagtactcttctaaaattctagacaatatagttttgtaacatgtcctaaattttagcaaatttagatgtttggaaatactcgtactttggtgttttaggaaggatatgtaaacgacagataacaccaaaaatatgaagaaattatttctaaaccgtgttaagtcaaaaatcattatgtt from Amphiura filiformis chromosome 5, Afil_fr2py, whole genome shotgun sequence includes these protein-coding regions:
- the LOC140153328 gene encoding uncharacterized protein codes for the protein MTEMGDAGFVTGVVFGAATALAFLLACLYSAYKAIVDRRRIIRKNDNIRSQRLEEAADMVGEVEAQPLVDQNQHTAANGTAGASTSPTGATSATSLHTPALEERRPSAAFKPPPPPPEKQWEQQGVHYRSEGGIMHIHKSDSSKLSVGPGDETEKEPLMSAPDFDAGLSSDDKAEEVATQSAEETETAPEQKSETPTDETPEEPVASAAAAATTTTATTTTSETTTMESSETTAQVHVTVSISEHQDGQVITSTSTEAFKQLDSSTTTESAATGSTKVHNLFTSTSGDGTRTETATDLPDVTNGDPAAWV